The DNA region CAAAACTTGGTTCAAAACATTTATTCTATGGTTATCGAACGCAGACAAATTATTATAGCTGCTAAACTTACAGCAGAAAAAAACATTATAAGTATTATCACAGAGCTTATTTGAAAGTCTTAAAAATGATTTATGCGTACCGGAGACTAGAGAGACATCGTAATGTGTGTTTCTCTAGTCTTTTCCTTAAGTAAATAATTTATACTGGCAATATTTGAATTTTTACGAAATTGTGATGACGAACCCTGGATCTATTGAGTATTGATGGATCAAATACCACTCCTATGTTAAGGAGATCCTATGTCATTGCAATCTGGATTAGATGCTTTAAAACAAAAACGTTATCAAGAAGCGGTTGAATTACTAGAACAATTCTGCCGTGATTGCGTTGAACGTGATTCTTCAGATTATCTTTCAGCACAGATGTGGCTGATGAAAGCCTATCAAGCCACAGGCGAAATCGAAAAAGCCAAGATACTGTGTCAAAAGTTAATGATGAGTGAAGACGCACAGACTCGCAATTGGGCAGAACAAGCTAGTCAATCCTTTCGCCAAACACCGCCATCCAACGCCAGCCGAAAAGCTGGTCGCGCCGTTGCTACTGGGATGAAGTTAACAATGGGGGGTGTGGGTGGTAGTTTGGCGTTAGCTTCTGGTGTCACCATGACCTTGCTATTTGGCATGGTCTTCGCTTTAGGTTTGAGTTTAGTATTTATTTTGGGTAGCGACAATCCCCAGCAAGGGCTAGCGATCGCTATTGGTATTACCCTAGTTTTTAATATCGCCGCCTTTTTCCTGTCTCCTTTTCTCATGGACTTAACCCAGAGATGGCTTTACCAAACTCGCTGGGTAGAGTTAGCAGAAGTTGAAGCCCTCAGTCCAGAGACAGCTAAAGTTATTCGCCAAGTCTGTGAACAGAAAAAGCTGAAAGCGCCTCGTTTGGGAATCATTAACGACCAAAACCCCACGGCTTTTACTTATGGCTCATTACCTAACAGCGCCCGTTTAGTAGTCAGTCAGGGACTTTTCACTTACCTGGATGACGATGAAATTGCTACCGTGTACGCCCATGAATTGGGGCACATCGTCCACTGGGACTTCGCAGTGATGACAGTAGCTTCTACCTTAGTGCAAATTTGCTACCTAATTTACAGCACAGCTAGAAGATTTGGGCGTGGTGGCGATAGTAAAATTAAAGATGCTATGCAAACTGCGGGTTTAGTTGCCTACGTGTTTTATGTCATTGGTACTTATTTACTGCTGTACCTCTCTCGCACACGAGAATACTTTGCTGACCACTTTGCAGCCGAAAGTACAGGTAATCCCAATGGATTATCCCGCGCTTTGGTGAAGATTGCCTATGGAATATTAGAAGAAGGTTCACGGACACAAGAACCCAGCCGTTTAATTGAAGGAACTCGCGCCTTGGGTATCTATGACCATAAAGCCGCCGCTTCCACAGGAACCGCTTACCGCATTGCATCCGATACTCAAAAAGTTGGTCGCGTCTTTTTGTGGGATATGTTTAACCCTTGGGGCTGGTGGATGGAATTAAATTCTACTCATCCATTGACAGGTAAACGAGTTCGTGCATTAAGCACATACGCTGAACAGTTGGGTTTAGCGACTGAGTTTGATATGGGGCGAGTTATTGGAGAAGGCAAAACTCTAAGTAAGAGTAAGCTTTACGGAAACTTCTTCTTAGATGTTGTGCTGTATGGTGCTGAAACTATAGGTTTCTTCATTGGCTTGGTAATGGGTGTGATTCTGTGGTCAAGTTCTCCAAACACAGGTTTAGCATTTGGTGCGCCACTAATTGGTTTAGGGATAGGGATTTTAGTTAAAGCCTTGGTGATGTTCCCCGACTACAAACAAGCAGCAGAAACCGATATTCTCACCCTAATGTCAGACCCCTACGCCAGTCCGTTGCGTGGACAACCGGCAAAACTTAAAGGTCAACTAATTGGTCGTGGCGACGCTGGTTATAAATTTGGTTCCGATTTAAAAATTCAGGATCGTAGCGGAATGCTTTATCTGCATTACGCCTCACGTTTTGGCCCTATCGGCAATTTTCTGTTTGGGATGAAGCGAGTCGAAAGCTTGATTGGTGAACAAGTTGGGGCTGTAGGTTGGTTCCGTCGGGGTGTTGCACCTTGGATGGATTTGATTCAACTTCAAAGTGAAAATGGCACTATTGTTAACAGTTACCATCGCTTCTGGTCATTCATCCTTGGCGGTGGATCGATTATCCTGGGAGTGGTCTTGATTATGTTCTTGAGCAGCTAGCTGAGTTTCTAGCCTGCTGTTAAAGCATTTCTCAGTCCATCCAAGCTTTAATTTGTGGGGAGGTAGTTAGTAACTGCCTCCTTTTTTTATACCAATTCACGAAAACCAGATAGACATATAGTGGAGAATGGAGAAAGCTATCTGCTACCCGTCGCGGCGAGTTGCTTTATAAGCTAGCTGACTTAATTGAGCAAAACATCGATGAGTTGGCGCGGCTAGAAACTCTCGACAACGGTAAGCCATTACAAGATTCATTCGGTGACAAAGTAGAGACGTAGCACTGCTACGTCTCTACAAAGGTTCATTCCCCTAAATCTGAAATAAATTGTTGTTAGGGAGATGATGAACGTGATATTTGATATGGGGTGGGCATGATAAGTAGACTTGCATACAACCCCTAGAAAATTCTAATGATGAATGCGATCGCTAGTAGATTTCGCCAACTTATGACTGCGAGAAAAAGCCCGCTAGGCAGATATGACCAAAGAAACAAAACCAGGCGTTCCTTAGCACTGTATACCTGCATAGGATTAGTAAGTGGAATTCTGGCATTATTGTTAATGACATCCCCAGGACTGGCGCAAAAACCACAACTGCAACAACCGTTATTAGTAGCTACACGAGTTATACCGCCCTTTGTGATACAAGACAAAGGTGATTTATCGGGATTCAGTATCGACCTCTGGCGTAGCATCGCCAAGCAAATAGGTATAGAGTCTAAATTTATTGAATATCCCTCTGTGCCAGAACTGCTTTCTGCTATTAAAGACAACAAAGCTAATTTGGGGATTGCAGCTATCTCCATTACAGCCGAACGCCAGCAGAAATTTGATTTCTCATTACCTATTTTGGCTGGCGGGCTGCAAATTATGGTACGAAACTCAGAAACCAACAACAGTGCCTTCCCAAATATTTTGCAATTATTTTTCTCTACTAGCCTCTTGCAGGTAATAGGCATTGCTTTAGTGTTAATTGTCGTAGCAGCCCACATTATTTGGTTATCTGAGCGCCATCATAAAGATGGGATGATTCCCAAATCATACTTTCCTGGCATTTTTAAAGCTTGTTGGTGGGCAGCTGCCACATTAGCAACCCAAGCAGATGAAATGCCCAAGGGAGTACTAGGACGCCTAGTAGGTATTGTCTGGATGTTTATTGGAGTACTTTTCGTTGCCTACTTTACAGCCAGCGCTACTACCTCATTGACAGTACAACAGCTTCAGGGCGATATCAAGAGTATAGACGATTTACCCGGCAAGGTAGTAGCCACAACAGCCGGTAGCACAGCCGCCGCATATCTGCGAGAACATAAGATTTCAGTTTTAGAAGTTAGCAAAATTGAGCAAGCTTACAATGCTTTGCAAACCAAAAAAGCTGATGCTGTGGTGTTTGATGCACCTGTACTTCTGTTCTATGCTGCCAACGAAGGCAAAGGGAAAGTACAGATTGTTGGTAGTATCTTGCGTGAAGAAAGCTACGGCATCATTCTGCCTAATAACAGTCCTTACCGCAAACCAATTAATCAGGCTCTGCTAAATATCAAAGAAAATGGTATTTATCAATCGCTATATGATAAGTGGTTCGATGCGGAAAAAGGTTGAAGTAAGGGAGTGGGGAGAAATCAATTCAAAAGACCGATGTATTGGCATAACAGACCGATGTATTGGCATAACAGACCGATGTATTGGCATAACAGACCGATGTATTGGCATAACAGACCGATGTATTGGCATAACAGACCGATGCAATTACAAAACTGTAAGGGACTTCCAGAAAATAAATTATCCAATTTACTTAGATCATATTTTTCTTTCTCCCCCAGCAAGAACTGCTCCCTGCCCCCCTGCCTACACCACGATAGGATATTTTTTTAGTTGGAAGTCCCTTATCTCAATCACGCCGTCGCTCTCAAAGAGCAATTACTGATCATTTACGATGCGATCGCTTCAAAAATGGCGATATTTGTTTTAACCTTCGTAAAATGGCAAAACGGCAGCTTTAGTGGAAAAAGTGATGGTGCCTTTGTCTCTCACTTGCAAGTTCATTACGAGGCGTAAAACAGAGCAGCCAGATGAGAGTTTTGACAATGCATCGGCTTACAATACTTCTCGGATAAAGCATTTTTAACTCAGAATCAGGTTTGGGGAAAAGGGTAAAGGGTAAGGGTTAAAGGTTTTTTCTTTCCCTTTTTCCCCTTAACCGAGAAGTATTGCCCCATGCCCTACTCCCCACTCCCCTCTTTAGTAATTTGAGCTTTTGCCTGTTGCCATAACTTTTCTAATTCATCCAAACTGTAATCAGAAAGGGGGCGATCAACAACTGCCTCCATTTTTTCTAATCGCTGGACAAATCGTTGATTTGTACCTTGCAAAGCGGCGCTGGGGTCAAGATTATGCCAACGGGCTAGCTGAATCACTGCAAACAATAAATCGCCTAATTCTGCTTGTTGTCGTTCTGGTGTTTCTTCAGCTAAAGCTTGTTGAAACTCTCCCAACTCTTCATGAAACTTATCCCAGACACCCTGAATATTTTCCCATTCAAATCCGATCGCCGCAGCCTTTTGGGAAATCTTCATCGCTGCCGTCAGTGGGGGAAGGGTGCGCCCATAACGAGCAAGTTTCGCACTAAGTTTTTGTGCCTCTGAAGATGTTTCGCCTTTCTCCGCAGCCTTAATCTGTTCCCAATTTTGCCGCACCTCATCCACACTTGCCACCGACACATCACCAAACACATGGGGATGACGGCGAATCAACTTTTGGGAAATCCCCTGAGTTATTTCTTTGAGAGAAAATTGCCCAGATTCGCTAGCAATTTGGGCTTGCAATACCACCTGTAATAATAAATCGCCTAACTCTTCTGCGATCGCACCCTTATCCCCACTTTTAATTGCATCCACCACCTCATAAGCTTCCTCAATCACATAAGGCGTGAGGGTTTCAGGAGTTTGAGCCAAATCCCAAGGACAACCACCATCAGGCGATCGCAATTTTGCCACCACCTCAATTAATTCCTGCAACGCCGCCAAAGTATCAACATTGTCATTTGTCATTTGTCATTTGTCCTTTGTCGTTCTTCCGTTGCTCTTTCTGCTAACTGTAGCTCGACGACTACCGCGACTTGTAACTTTCCGCTTTTTAATTTTGCCACTAGGAAGCAACCCTCGAATGCCCTGTTTTTGAAAGCGCTTGTATGCCGAACCGCCCCAATCGCTCAGAGAATGACTCATTGCACCGAGTTCTAAACCCAAGAAAAGGGCGATATATTCAGTATCGTATTGTAGGAGCGATCGCCCCACAGTTCCCCCTAAATCTTGCCAAGTAAAACTAAGATTCCATAACCTTTCGGCAACTGCTAAAACGAAAATTGCCAAAATAGCAAGCAAACACCCCAGATAAAGTATTCGTAGAATTGTGCCAATAATCGGCCCGTGGGATAAAAACGAACGATGGCGTAAACTTTTTTGATAAGGTAGCCAAATCCAGCGCAAGAAACCCCAGCGTTGAAATTGCACAGAGTAGATATCCAAATCGGGGCCAAACATCAGCCCACCAAAGAGAAACCCGCCTGCAACTAACAAAGTCGCATTACTACTGCGAGTTTGCCAGAAAGTAACGCCCGCCACGAACGGCAGAGCATACATAGTAATGCGATCGTGCGTCCGACCAGAGGGCATCCTAAATCCTGTTAGCGATAGCGGGGCGTTGAGCCAGTGTTGAGTAACTGAATACTGAGTCAGTATAAGAGAAAAAAAGATTTTCTTGAAACTACTAGCGCAATGCGAAATGTTTTGCTATATTAGTTAAGGATTAGTCAAACGGGCGGTTAGCTCAGTTGGTAGAGCGCCTGCCTTACAAGCAGGATGTCATCAGTTCGAGTCTGGTACTGCCCATACTTAAAAAGCCGCCACTTGGCGGCTTTTTAATTGGAACCATAACTTTGCCGTCACGATTTACGGTAATATTAATATCCTAAATCACCTGAAATTACCCGCAATCACAGAGTAATTTTAGCTCAGGTTTAGCACATGAAACTGACGATTGAGATCATAAACCAACGGCTCAAAGCGGCCAAGGTTGGCGTGAAGGTGGAAGCTAGGGGCGATCGCTTGTCTTTGCGGGCCACTCTCCCGCCCAAACCAGGGAGTAGCAAGACCAAACCATATCAGCAGTATCTTGCCTTGGGCATTTACGCCAATCCCGCAGGACTCCAACGGGCGGAGGCAGAAGCCAAAATTGTCGGCGGGCTATTAGCGCGGGGTGAGTTTGATTGGAATAGATATCTTATAAATGAGCAGGAATTGGGCATTGGGGATTGGGCAGAGTGGGTAGAAAAGCTACGCAATCACTACTTTGCTCAAAAAGGCGACACGCCCAATGCACAATTCACCTGGAAAAATGACTATGAAGCGGCCTTCAAAAATTTGAAGGGAGAAGTTGCCAGCACCTCACTTATAGCAGCCGCTACTTCTACTACTGCTAACAGTCGCTCTAGGAAACGGACTTGTGAAAAATTACAGCTTTTAGCCGAACTTGCTGGAATAAAAGTAGACCTCAAGCCTTACATTGGCAACTATGGCAATTCCCAAACTAAGCCGCGCCAGATACCCACTGACGATGAGATAATTCAGGTGCGATCGCTCTTTCTCAATTCCCCTTCCTGGCTTTGGGCATATAGCGTAATGGCAACTTATGGACTGCGCGATCATGAGATATTTTTTTGTAAAATATCGTCCATACCACCCCACGTCTGCCATGTGATTGAAGGAAAGACAGGGGAGCGAATCTGTTACCCATTGCATCCAGACTGGGCGGCAGAGTGGCAACTTTGGGAAATTAAAAAGCCAAACTGCACAGGGAAAATGTATCGAGATTACGGGCAACGAGTAAGTCGAACATTCGATCGCAAAGATGTCCCGTTTTTGCCCTACGACCTCCGCCACGCTTATTGTATTAGGGGAAGCGTGAGGTACAAAGTACCAGTAGCAACAATGGCATCATGGGCGGGGCACAGCCCTGTAGTTCATTACCAAACATATAATCGTTGGATTTCAGAAGTGGAACACGCAAAAGTGTTTGAGGATTTGCAGAGTCGCCCGGTTTGATGGTGAAATACCGTAGTTCTTGAAAAATTTTTCAAGAACTACCGCTTAGAGCTTTTAAACCATTTTTGCTCACCACGTCGTACAAAGTTTGACCGGAATCTGTTACTGCATAAGGCAGAAATACTTCTTCTCCTCAACGGTTGCATCTAATGTTTTGAACAATATTCCGTCCCGCATTCCTCGTCCATGTAATCATGGGCGGGGTTAGGGACGGGCAGGGTCTACAAATAAGATTTTCATTAAAAAGTCGCCTTCGCTAAATCTCGCATTTCTTGAATAACTGCATCGTACTTGTTGGCAGCGATCGCCGTTGTCGAATCATATCCAAATTTGAAAAGAGCTCGTCTTACATCCTCATCAATAAGATGAAGCTCATTGCGTGCGATCGCCCACAGTCTTTTGGCTTGAGCTTCTGTGATTGTTTGGGCGGGAATTACCTTAAGGCTATCCTCGTGTGGCGCTCTTGTAGTTTTAGTAGATGCAACATGAGCAGTCTTCATTTGGATTTTATACTGCTCAGATAAAAGTCGAACTTGTCCACACGCCGCATCATCCAACTCACTCATCCGCTCCCAGAGATAACGAATAGTGAAAACTTGATCATCTAGATATCGCCCTACTCCCCACGCCTCAGCCGTATTTTTCAGAGATTCAGCCGCTAATCTATCGGCTGCACTACCCCGGCTCATTTCCTTACCACTATTACTAGTGACGCTAATCGGGACAGACGCGATCGCTTCTTTTCTCACCCCCAATATTGTGATACCACATCGGCAGATAGCATCATTGCCTAAATATTGAATTTCCGAATAATCAGATATCCACTCTGGGGCAACTTCATCCAATCGCTCACGGATAGTTTGCCACTTCAAAAATACCCACTTTTTGCCGCCCCCAGGTAACTCTCTAAATTCATGCACTTTTGCGGGGAAAGGCTTTTTAAGTTCGGCTTGAATCCGACGTAATTCTTCTCTGATAGATTCTGTAATCATGTTTTTTCAAGCTTTTACAGTGTTTAATTTGGGCTGAAGCTACTTAGCTTCAGCCCTAAGTTGCTTACCCTCTAATATCAATCACAATCACGGTGTCTGCCTCCACGGTTGCATTGATTTTCAATGAATGGCAGTGAAGCTCTTTGAACCTTACAGAAGGGCATTCTCTACGTCCTTTGCCGCGACTTCCAGGAGCATCACAGCTATCAGTTTCTAAAATGCTTGGCGTAATAGGTAGCAAAGAGATAGATGGGCAGAATCTACGTCCCTTACCACGACCACCTGTTGTAGGTTCGCCGTCACAGCCATCAGTTTGATAAACTCTTGTTCCTGTACCATTTTGGGAATCAGGATGACCATTATCGGGTGGGATAAATACACTGGCGGCGCATACAGGCAACAGGGAAGAAACTGAAAAAGCAACGGTAGTAATTGCGGGAAATAGTGTATATTTCATTATGTTCATCTCGTAAGGGTGGATAGGGCGATCGCTGTTTCTTTGCGGGAGGAGCGATCGCTTTAAAAGGTGGTCAACTGCATTCAGCAGTCGGCTAAGGCTAGGCTACTCGACAAATAATCTGAAACTCACCGACAACATCATCGTTATCCATTAGATAAAATTGTCGATCCAGCAAAGTCTTGATGGTTGCCTGACGCACTTCAACGCCTGCATTGTAGGCAACGAAACTATTTTTTTCGTAAGAATACAAAATTAGATTTTTCCGGTCTTCTTCAAACGCCACTTGCTCTACCAGACTGGGTTTCAAGAAATTCTCTACAGCTATCTGGTGCTTACACTTTGTCCCTCGATGACGACAATCAGCGCACTCACAACGCTGATTAACTTCGCTCGTGTTGGGGCAAACGATGTAGTGATTTCCATTAAGAGAGTTAACAACTACAAATTCATCGCCACAATGTTCGATTACCTCAATGGTTTTGGCGCGTTCGGTGCGTTCCAATAATCTCTCTTCTTGAACTCTGGCAGCAGCCACCAACGACCCAACAACAGCTAAGTCATAATCAGCAAAGACGGTATCAGTAAGATTGGATTTGTATTCACTCCCTTCAAGAGTGATGCGAACCAATACACCATTTACCATCGCCTCCCATTTGCCGTTTGCTACCTTCTCAAATGCGACAGCTTCATCCTCTTGGGCAAAAGCTTGGAGTGATTGGCGCAAGTCAACAACCGCTTCCTGTGGCGTGGCGAATGTATCAAGGCTCATAGAGTGAGTCCAGAAGCAATCCCAGCCCATTCTGGCTTCACCCATCACCGTATTATGAGCATCAAGCACGTCCCACACGACCGCGTACTCGCTATTTACTTGGGCGCAACGGAGCAAGAAACCACCAATAAAATGAGTGTCGTTTACTTGGGGCAGGTTGGCGGGTTGTTCAACTTCTAGTTCCGCTTGGGCAACTACTTGGGGTTGTGCTGCAAGAATATCTGTGATGCAATCTTCCTTTGAGCGGCGGTGAGGGATAGATAGGCGATCGCATATCTCGTAGAGTTCACCTCTTGAAAAATTTTTCAGGAGGTCGCGTGTGTAAATTGGATGAGTCATAATTAAATTAACTTGGCCTTGATAGGGTTAGGTTTCCAACAAAGGCGATCGCTCAACTTTCCACGGATGGCGGTCGTCTTTTGTTTTGTCTATATCCAGAATATCAACTCAGAGTACAATTGCCAACTCAGAGTACAAAATTTTTTTGAAATTCGGTACTGACGATACCAGGGCAAAGGTCAAAAGGTTCTATGTTTAAGACCTTGCACAGCGTAAGCAAGATAGAGGTTGACACGGAAGACGCATCACCAGTTTCGAGCTTTCTAATATATTCTTGGGAACAATCAACGCCTAAAAGCTCCATTTCTGAGGCTATTTTGCGTCTAGCGGTTTTGCCACGCGCATTTTTGAGTCGTTCACCACATTCTTTATTCCAGGCAATGAGAACCACCCAGTTAAGGTGAACCATAATTAGTTTGACTAATTTTTCTGCCTTAATATTTGCACTATCACTTGACATTTGGCAAGATTAATTGTGTACTGTAAGTAAGATAAATTTACTTCAGGAGACAACATATCTAACAATGTTGCCGACATTTTCATGTCTGGGTAATTAGTGTTCGACATAGGCAAGAGAAATAAGCACCAACTGGGTATAGCTCAAAGCAACTTGCTAGGTAAAGCCCCAGTGCAGGAGATACTCTTTGTTATTGAATATTACGACTGCGGCGGTGAGGGATAGATAGGCGATCGCACTCTGCTCTAAGCTTGCTTATGGAAAATTTTTCAAGTTGTTCTTTGGAATGAATTGGTTGTACCATGTTTTTTACCTGATGTTGTTATTAAGGTTCCAAAGGGCGATTCGCGCAAGTTTACGAGGCTGGGGTGATCGCCTTTTTGGTTGGCTTCCGGTTTCCCTTCCGCTTCATATATCTAATGTATCCCAACTGTTTCCCAAATGTCAAGCAATTGGGAAACAGAATACCAAAGACTGGGAAACGGGTGCTATGCTTGATTTACAAGGTTAAAAGGATTGACATGGTAAGGGCAAAAAGCACACAAAGCAGCGAAAAAGATATTCGTCTGGCAGTACGAGCATCAAGCGGGTTTCAAATGCAATTTAAAGCCAAAGCTGAATCCGCAGGGCTAAACATCAGCGAAGCATTGCTAAAGCTGGCAGAAAAATTCGTGAAAGGCGAAATTTCTCTGGACGATGAGGAGAACAGTGATCGCATCAATAAATTAGAGCGAGAGATTGCTGAAATAAAGCAGCAATTGGAGAGTGTTAAGGAATTTCGCCAGGGGGAATTAACAGCCTCAATACAGAAATAAAAGTATTGAGGCAAAAATTACAAAAAATACTTTTGATCGCAAAGGAAGACCCGCCTCCACCGACTAGGTAAGGCGGGTTTGTTGTTTTACAAATTAATTGTATCCCTTTTGGGAAACAAGTGGTATTATCAAAAAAGCGATCGCAGTTAACGCGATCGCTCATAATCAACCTCTAATTCATTCCAAAAGCGTTTTTTTCAACCATGCTATTTCTTCATCTATATCTTCTAGGTCGATCTGAGAGAATTCTTGCTCTATTGGAGGTTGGAGTTCAAAAGCTTTAGCCTCGCTTGCCTCAAACGCTTTTTCCCAAATCTCCCAATTATCTTTAGGTTTTTCGATTTTTGAGATTAGCGATTTTACGTCGGGTGAAGTCGGAGATTTTATCGGACTACACAAAACTCGAACAGTCTGGTTTTGAAAATCATAGATGACATCAAACACCTTAAACTTACGCCAAGAGTTAGGTCTGCGCGTCTCATCTATTGGTAAAACGAGAGTTTCGCCAATTCGAGGCAACCACTTGCAGGTTGAAAATTCAGCCACCATTTTTGTAGAGCCATCGGCACTCCAGACAATGCGTAATTTGAATTCTTGAGGATTAGGTGTCAAAAAAGGTGCATTATTTTTCATCATCTTCCCCCACCAAAAACCAAGGAAAGAAGTCCGATGGCGAAATAACACAAAATAACCGAGCCAATAACGCCAAAAGCAATTTTCAGAGACAATTCTTGATTGAACTTAGCAAAGTCTTTCCTAAACTCGTTCACCTCTCGGCGCAAGGCTGCAAGCTCATCAAAAGCTGGGTTTGGTTTCTTTTCTGGATCAGTCATGGTTTTGGAATAGGAGACTATACCTAGCAATCCCAAAACCAACTCACGTCTAACCACTTGTTGGAAAAATTTTCATCAAGCTAACTTTTCAAAAACGGATGCTTTTTCATCCGTATTGGGAAAGTTACCTTTCCACAACTGCGATCGCCCAACTTGCCCAAAAGT from Nostoc commune NIES-4072 includes:
- a CDS encoding Rad52/Rad22 family DNA repair protein — its product is MITESIREELRRIQAELKKPFPAKVHEFRELPGGGKKWVFLKWQTIRERLDEVAPEWISDYSEIQYLGNDAICRCGITILGVRKEAIASVPISVTSNSGKEMSRGSAADRLAAESLKNTAEAWGVGRYLDDQVFTIRYLWERMSELDDAACGQVRLLSEQYKIQMKTAHVASTKTTRAPHEDSLKVIPAQTITEAQAKRLWAIARNELHLIDEDVRRALFKFGYDSTTAIAANKYDAVIQEMRDLAKATF
- the mazG gene encoding nucleoside triphosphate pyrophosphohydrolase codes for the protein MTNDNVDTLAALQELIEVVAKLRSPDGGCPWDLAQTPETLTPYVIEEAYEVVDAIKSGDKGAIAEELGDLLLQVVLQAQIASESGQFSLKEITQGISQKLIRRHPHVFGDVSVASVDEVRQNWEQIKAAEKGETSSEAQKLSAKLARYGRTLPPLTAAMKISQKAAAIGFEWENIQGVWDKFHEELGEFQQALAEETPERQQAELGDLLFAVIQLARWHNLDPSAALQGTNQRFVQRLEKMEAVVDRPLSDYSLDELEKLWQQAKAQITKEGSGE
- a CDS encoding transporter substrate-binding domain-containing protein; this encodes MMNAIASRFRQLMTARKSPLGRYDQRNKTRRSLALYTCIGLVSGILALLLMTSPGLAQKPQLQQPLLVATRVIPPFVIQDKGDLSGFSIDLWRSIAKQIGIESKFIEYPSVPELLSAIKDNKANLGIAAISITAERQQKFDFSLPILAGGLQIMVRNSETNNSAFPNILQLFFSTSLLQVIGIALVLIVVAAHIIWLSERHHKDGMIPKSYFPGIFKACWWAAATLATQADEMPKGVLGRLVGIVWMFIGVLFVAYFTASATTSLTVQQLQGDIKSIDDLPGKVVATTAGSTAAAYLREHKISVLEVSKIEQAYNALQTKKADAVVFDAPVLLFYAANEGKGKVQIVGSILREESYGIILPNNSPYRKPINQALLNIKENGIYQSLYDKWFDAEKG
- a CDS encoding integrase; this encodes MKLTIEIINQRLKAAKVGVKVEARGDRLSLRATLPPKPGSSKTKPYQQYLALGIYANPAGLQRAEAEAKIVGGLLARGEFDWNRYLINEQELGIGDWAEWVEKLRNHYFAQKGDTPNAQFTWKNDYEAAFKNLKGEVASTSLIAAATSTTANSRSRKRTCEKLQLLAELAGIKVDLKPYIGNYGNSQTKPRQIPTDDEIIQVRSLFLNSPSWLWAYSVMATYGLRDHEIFFCKISSIPPHVCHVIEGKTGERICYPLHPDWAAEWQLWEIKKPNCTGKMYRDYGQRVSRTFDRKDVPFLPYDLRHAYCIRGSVRYKVPVATMASWAGHSPVVHYQTYNRWISEVEHAKVFEDLQSRPV
- a CDS encoding zinc metalloprotease HtpX, translated to MSLQSGLDALKQKRYQEAVELLEQFCRDCVERDSSDYLSAQMWLMKAYQATGEIEKAKILCQKLMMSEDAQTRNWAEQASQSFRQTPPSNASRKAGRAVATGMKLTMGGVGGSLALASGVTMTLLFGMVFALGLSLVFILGSDNPQQGLAIAIGITLVFNIAAFFLSPFLMDLTQRWLYQTRWVELAEVEALSPETAKVIRQVCEQKKLKAPRLGIINDQNPTAFTYGSLPNSARLVVSQGLFTYLDDDEIATVYAHELGHIVHWDFAVMTVASTLVQICYLIYSTARRFGRGGDSKIKDAMQTAGLVAYVFYVIGTYLLLYLSRTREYFADHFAAESTGNPNGLSRALVKIAYGILEEGSRTQEPSRLIEGTRALGIYDHKAAASTGTAYRIASDTQKVGRVFLWDMFNPWGWWMELNSTHPLTGKRVRALSTYAEQLGLATEFDMGRVIGEGKTLSKSKLYGNFFLDVVLYGAETIGFFIGLVMGVILWSSSPNTGLAFGAPLIGLGIGILVKALVMFPDYKQAAETDILTLMSDPYASPLRGQPAKLKGQLIGRGDAGYKFGSDLKIQDRSGMLYLHYASRFGPIGNFLFGMKRVESLIGEQVGAVGWFRRGVAPWMDLIQLQSENGTIVNSYHRFWSFILGGGSIILGVVLIMFLSS
- a CDS encoding helix-turn-helix domain-containing protein, encoding MSSDSANIKAEKLVKLIMVHLNWVVLIAWNKECGERLKNARGKTARRKIASEMELLGVDCSQEYIRKLETGDASSVSTSILLTLCKVLNIEPFDLCPGIVSTEFQKNFVL
- a CDS encoding metal-binding protein, translating into MPSGRTHDRITMYALPFVAGVTFWQTRSSNATLLVAGGFLFGGLMFGPDLDIYSVQFQRWGFLRWIWLPYQKSLRHRSFLSHGPIIGTILRILYLGCLLAILAIFVLAVAERLWNLSFTWQDLGGTVGRSLLQYDTEYIALFLGLELGAMSHSLSDWGGSAYKRFQKQGIRGLLPSGKIKKRKVTSRGSRRATVSRKSNGRTTKDK